The sequence below is a genomic window from Dermacentor andersoni chromosome 6, qqDerAnde1_hic_scaffold, whole genome shotgun sequence.
gtacatggatttgcctaaactttgtccttctctCTTCAACCGTCTTCGTGAATTTGCAAACTAATCATTTTGAGCAAGGCACTGTGTAATATATAAATAgataagtaaaaataaataaacattgtaTTTCCGACGGCAGTACTAGAACACAGTACCCCAAGCACAGAAGCCGCATAAACCATTACGCCATGAACGCATTCACCGACAAGCTTCAAAGATCGCTtttatgaatttctcgcgggcaaggcagcgcgttgagacacttggcgcatttcggtttggccacctcgacaggctgCTAAACTGCTACAATTATTGGCGATTGTGCGTGTTGGCAGAGAATTGCTCTCTTAGAAAAGTATAAATGGTTCGACAATATTGAACAATAAAGGCAGCTAGCGTACTAAGCAAAGCTACATCTGAAATAAATATTTGAAATATGTTCTAATAATAGGCTGTCTGTATAACAAATTGGAGCATaccagaatgaagcctcaatgcagcgattgcaCAGGTTGGCAGCGACCGACTGCACGTCTCCATGCATGTCCGCGCAGAATCATTCACTTTCGCTGCAGGCGCGCTTTGGCACCGTGTCGGGAGCTTCGGGCCGCAACGTATTTGACGGTACACAAGCAGCCATTGTTTCGTGGACGCTATTAGAGCTGTTCAAACTTCGGACACCTACGGCGACGACTTGTGATGCGCTGTAGCGACGATTCAATGCCCCTTTTCCCtgtaaattcttggacgtttgaGTATCATTTCTCAAGTTGCCATGCACTGTATGTTGATCTGTCTCCTCAGCGAGCAATTTCCTGCTGCTTATTTTTTTAGTCCAGTACATTAATTGTTTGGCGCTAACACAAACACGAGCATATGCCACGCCTTTTTTTAAATGTCCTTCTGTTCGTTTTctattccagtgaacttgccccCCTCTGGCGTCAAGTTAACAGATCAAGGCTTCATGACAGCCTCTATGCACCGATTGCACGGGTTTCGCCGCGACCGACCTTGAAGTACACTGAAAAAGACGGAAGTATTTTACTGTCccaataataatcttgggcaaacaaaGCAAAGAATGGTTCACAGACGCTATCTTTTTAAcgaatacgtacagcgaacgcTCACTGCGCGCGTTGCTTTGATGAAGtccccgaaccggtttcttgcgtgaaaggtaggcagtcACTGAGAGAGAACTACCTGAAaaatgttcttatagtgggctgtccgtataaccaaatggagcataccagaatgaagcctcaatgcagagATTTCACGGGTTGCTCGTGGAGAAACAGCTCTTCTCGATTCAAACGTTTGAGCCAGAGTAACCCCGAGTAAGCCATGATCGGACAAAGTCGTTACGGTTGGGGCGACCGTCAGCAAGAAAGTGGAGGCACAAAGTCAATTACATCACAGCCTGTTCAGTAATTCGCGATGCCAGGTTGAGAAAAGCACGAATGCTTTATTTTAAACAGCAAACGCAAAAGGCAGAGCATCACAATTCAAAGAAGGCAGCCcgcagccagaaaaaaaaaaaaaggaaagagagaaagaaagaaatgacatcCGATCGCTCGACTGAATCGCTCAGCAGTCGTCGGCGGGAGGCTTGTTCTGCGCCGCAAGAGCCTTGGCGTAGGGACTCCAGAAGGGCCAGGACTTGAAGCGGTCAGACGCCAGGTACTCCTTGAGTCCCGGCAGAGCAGCGACGCGCTGACAGTACTCCTCGAGGGCAGGGAAGCCCTTGCGGAAGGTGCTTGGGCCCATGGTCTTGACCACCTGCAAGAAAAGCAGTGACAATGCCTGCCTGACACAGCCGCACACTAAAAACAATTGTACATGATCATTATATTCTGCCTGTACTaatctacggggcagaaacttgaaggatAGCAATGAAGCTCAATATATGACAGCAGCACCGTCATGGAAGAAGAGGCAGACGTAACTTAGAGAGGGAGACCACGGTGTAGTTTAACGGGAGCCTGcaacgattttctacaaacgcaccgagtcgttagggtaggtccgTCTGATCACTGACGCATCGAAGTGCTCCGCGTAAGgcgtgcaatttattataaggttttaaaaatgcacatttcTGTGCAATATGACTTCCAACAGCCTGgttcgtggtcgaaggggctccagggCTGCGTAGTGGTTCTGACATGCGAAATAGCGGTTTAATAAGTACCAATACTTGAAGCTGTGTTTAAGCCTGGAACATACCCTGTGTCTGTGCAGCTGTAATgtcttggagccccttcgaccatgGTCACCGGTGTTGCAGGTCATATTGCACGTGACTACATTGTTAACGATTTCAGCACGCCACTCGGCTGAGATTTCAGCCGCCCCTGACCAGGCGACGCGACTTCACCAGATGACGCCACTAGAGCGAGCTACCCGATTGCCTGCCCAGGGCGTCTCATCGATactttttccaactttatggagACCCAATGTTGGTCGAattagttggaatgttagtttgTTTCTATAAAGACGAAAGTAATAGACAGGGAACGCACAAGGACAACTTATCGCTACACTCAAGACTTCCGGCACAGCAAGCGTAGTCTGTTACAACGTCATCCTTGAGAGCTCCGGGGTCAGGCAGTGTGTCTCAACCTTTCTTTAAGCGAGCACAATGGTTGGCCCTTGTTAGTTTGTGGGCTGCACATGTAGCGAcaggcaatatgtcaagctgcgacactGTGTCCCTCTGCAACGCTGCAGACGAGctgagtggctgcagcgcatcggactgtccGCATCCGATCGGCGGCAGGATTTGCGCATTTGCAGCGATCACGTTTCAAGGCATGAGCGCAAGCGCGAACGGTCTGCACGATGCAGCCACCTGATGGCACACAGCTCAACACAGAACTAATGCAGGAGTAACgtagtgtattctactttgctgatTGTGTAAATTTTTGGAAGCAGCGTAATCATGAGCACCTTTTTTGTAGACGTTTACAATGATGGACACTTGGTTAAaacaatattagctctttgtttgagAGGTTAAGCTCTGCGCCGCGGGCGGTGCAGAGCGATGAGGCCGTCCATGTACGCCTATGCTAAAGGGCCTTCCTCAACATTAGTTTACACTTCCACCCATCCGTCAAAACGCCGAGGTCACCTGTGGTTACCGAAATAACGGATACGCTCGGCACTGCGAcaaaatgctcgcaacgcacgctgcttcaataACTCTTGCTTGGGATCAACTACCAGGcggctggcggagaggttggagaggcttcgcgcaaTGGCTCCAGGACAACCGGAAATAGACGACAAGACATCCCATTATGATGGAGAACCAGTGGAGGCGGAGCTTAGGCCCGCTCACACGGCGAGTGAGtcgagaaaatgcatggctatggaggacgGTAACTTgaaatcgtccgtagctctctttaTACTGTACTAGACGCTTCACATAGActgtggtgcgaatgatttaTGTAGCTTCACATAGATTGCGGTGCGAGCGATTTACTGTAGCTGCACCCAACGCGTCTACTTAATCTGTCCGAACAGTTTCAGGGACCTCTTAAGGAGCAAGCAGATATTCTTCTGGCAAAGAGGAAGACTGAGGAGAGCAGGCCGTGTAAGGGCAGAATGGCAGTTGCCTGCCGGAGTTCCGCAATGGGTgccaaaagaaaggaaacgattTCTGGGACAAAAGGGAACTAGATGGCgtgatgaaataaagaaattcgcAAGGGAATCAGGACATTCAGCGCAAGAAAACGGTAGTGGGGATCGCTGGATGGAGGAGAAATTAGACTGCTTCAGCTATCCATGGTGATTTAAGGCCGAACTGTCAGCTTCTACAGCGAAATTTATTATACAGACACTCGTGGCACCTTCTTTTCGTCGCGCTGTACGGGAATCGACGGCGCACGCGCAGCCAGCACGTGGAAGGATCGAAGATCTTCACAGAGGCGCAGTGAGCTTGGCTGCAAAAATGGTCAAGCCAATGGGAAACACCCCGCACCGCTCACTTGGCTGGGCAGGAAACAGGGCAGCACtctggcttccgctgctggcacgagGCTTACGCGCGTACACAGCTTTCCTGCTGAGGAGCCGTGTACATATTACGTCATGGTGCACACAGTGGCGTTATCAGAAATGATAGTAAATTCAATGTAATTACATATAAGCGTATTAGTAGACGTCGAACGCCGACGGTTTTCCGATAGGCTTATCGCGACGCATCGAAGTGTGACGCTAGTAGCACGGCGTTCCTTCTCGAACTAGCGTTGTTACACCCCTGGTACGTGCAGGGAGATCTTCCTGATTCGTACAAAATCCGGAATACCAGAGGGTCATTGAATAAAATAGGCAGCAAAAACAGCGCCCATCCAACTACGAGCACAAAATGGAAACTTTAACGGAAGGAGTGACCATGCTTGAATCGGCACAGGCTGCGACCCGTGAGCGATCGCCACAATCTCAATTACCACAGGTAAGCACGCTCACTGGGCATCCACCACTACAAACACAACTGCCCCTCCTCCCAAACACCGCCAAAGCAGCCTCAGGCGCACTCACCGTCTGAGAGCAATCTAGTAACCCAGGACCAATCGCAACAAGCACTGCAACAATGacaacaacaaataatacaacaaatacagcaacaatTTCAAGCTTTTTGTGGAAGTCCAAGAATTAAACAAATACGTTAACGAGTCCCTAACCAAGAAACCCAAGAGTAAACAGAAAAGTAATAAAATACGCTCTCAGGCAGAGGACGGTAGCATGCTAACTGCCGACACAGCACAATACCGTATAAATCCCATCATGGCCCGTAAAACTCAAATGGAAAGCGAAAGCATCACGATCTGGTCCTGGAACTGTAGGTACATTAAAATCAAGTACTCATCCTTCTTGCTATACGTACAGGCGGTGCTAGTACCCCCGGACATTATCTGAATGCAAGAGGCGAGAGAGCAACCGAAGCCAATTATGGAGTATAAAATAAAGTATGACCCCAGCAACCGCAGGGAGGCCGCGCTTGTCAGCAAAGATTTGGCAACAACCCTGGCAGTGCTCCCCGGTGAGGAAATCCCACATCTCATCACGATATGGTCTGTCAAGAAGAGGAGACCAAAACAAGTCGTATGCAACGTATACAGTTCCCTCCGCGAGAAAAAGGCTGACTTCGCGTCATTGTTCCAGAACCTAAGGGAATGCTGAAACACTGCGATCGCCTATTTATAACCGGGGATTTCAACGCAAAGCACAACACGCGGGGCGACTCAAAAGCAAACAGGAAGGGCACTAAGCTCCTAGAAGCCATAGACGGCCACAAATACACACTAATTACTGGACCAGGTACGCCTCCTAGAATAGGAAACAGGGCCAGCAGCGACACGACCCATGATCTCACCTTCACCAACGATACTGTGGGAACAAGCTGGAGGGTTTTAGAGGATTCGCTAGGATGGGCATGCCAAAAAAATTAGCATCATCATGGAGATAGATAAAACACAACTAAGGTCACGCAATTTTCGTCGGCGGCACCAATTGTTCCCCCATTATCGCGTTCGCTTCCGCTTATCACAATCTGAATCAGTTCTGCTTTCGCTTTTGTGCTGTTAGCCGATGCAACCATTTCTTGCTCAAGGAAAGCAGATTATTCAAGTGGATCCGTTACTAAGCGGCCTGTTGTTGAAGTTCATTCGTGAATAGTCCTACATAGCTACGTCGTACTGTGATCAGTTAGTTCGTGGACACTACGGAAGGAAACAGACTATCATGAAATCGATTGTACCACTTTAACCTCGTAACCCTGATGGAAGAGGCACCGACTACTGTGGGGAGTGGGAAAAATTGAACGCacaagtaaaaaaatataaaaacggCCACAAAAGAAATGAGGGTGATACGTTTACTGCGACCATCGCTTTCATTGCTATATAAAACACACAGTGGAAGTCGCTTGTCATAGTGCAGGTTCGCATAGATGAACGGCCACTTTCAGAGCAGGCGATCTTGTAGTTCTAGCCTACACGGACGTCACCCCACAAGGCGATCAATGCGCTAATGTGCTTCTTAAGCTCATATGCTCTATTGGAACTACTGACACTGCCATGCTTTCTCCCATGCATGTGCTTTATTTCTTACGAGGAACCGTATTGCTAGTTGGGCGAGTCGCTACAATCGCATCTTCACCTGCACCGCGGAGAAAGCAGACTGCACTCTAAGCAAGGAGGCTCGTGTCGCCGTACAGCGCTCACGTCCTGCAGTTCATTGCGTCGCGTTGGTGTTCGCGCTTTAGGTGAGGGTCAATTTCTTAGCCTTTCTCCCCCCATTAtctccctttacccctttcccaaCGTACGGTAACAAGGCGGATGGTTCTTTTCCAGGTGATTTCCGTATTCCTTTCCCCGTCATTTATATCCGATTCACTAGGAAACGCCTCGATAAAACAGAATTATGAGATGTGTTTCCTTTCCGTGTAAATCGTCACTCAAACATCGGTGCTGATCTTGCAGCCACGTACCTGGAGAGCCTCGTAGAGGAGAAAGTCGACGTATGTGACGCTCTTCCCTGCGCCGAATGGCCCGTGCTTGGCCAGGTAGGTGTCGACCTGGCGCAGCTTGTCCGCGATGTCGACCAGGAATTGGACTCGCTTCTCCTCAGTATAGTCGGGACTGTAGCAGACGCGCACTGCAGCCCACAAGATATCGGAGGCCTGCAATCCGGAGGAGGACAACGCGggtgaaaaataaaaatttaatcAGGATAACCGTTTCCTTTGCATTGGTAAAGTGCTGAAATAAATCTAAAATGAACTATTGAAGAAAGCTGGAGGGAAAGCCAACCCATTAATGCATCATTTTAGCCTCCTCTTCCCTTAGAGGCCGAAGGCCTTCTGTAGGTCTCCAGTTATCTCGCTGGTGTTTAAGGTCCGAAACCACGGGCTAGCTGGTAATCCACGTGCACAGCGCGAGAGCAGAGTAGGACGGAAGGGCAGGACAGAGAGGAGTGCTTCTCTGTCGTACCTTTCCGTCCTTGTTGTGCACATTGGAGTATTTAAAACAGTTCTATCTATTTGTTACACATTTCTTGACCGGATTCAACCACCTAAATGCCTACTGCTTTCTGCCGTGTATCCCTTAGGGCACACTGTTACGATGTTGGCGAAACTGGTATCTGCTCTACGAGTTACACAATCTGTCCAACTGCAGTTCTTGCTCTTAATCTCAAGATTATATTGAATGATTTGACATTGAGAAATAGACTTGGGCGGGTCACGCAATGCATAGAAGCGATATCAGGAGGCACTGGTGTACCATATCAGGGCAGTCCTTGAGCAATATGGGTTATGGTACATGAGTAGTTGTTAAAGATTCATGTAACAGCGCAGTATGGACGAGGGCCAAGTTGAGACAGGAcaaggtgacgcgtgggcgctatGTTGCATTCCTTACGATGAATAACCGACATGTCCAAACCTATTCCCTTCTGTAGTTGTTAAAGATGCCTATGTTCTCAATCCATCCATATTAAtatattcaccgacgattacgggactccctaatgtgaaatttgagcgcagctctataagaATATTtctttcgtgatatattggctggcgcagacaatccgtctcgtgcggcacg
It includes:
- the LOC126522324 gene encoding glutathione S-transferase B-like; this encodes MATFVLGYWDIRGLGQPIRYLLAHAGVPYEDKRYGFGDGPEPSRDEWLAVKYKLDLDFPNLPYIIDGDVRMTQSQAILRYLGRKHGLASKDEETVRRVEMLEHQASDILWAAVRVCYSPDYTEEKRVQFLVDIADKLRQVDTYLAKHGPFGAGKSVTYVDFLLYEALQVVKTMGPSTFRKGFPALEEYCQRVAALPGLKEYLASDRFKSWPFWSPYAKALAAQNKPPADDC